The following coding sequences are from one Eublepharis macularius isolate TG4126 chromosome 19, MPM_Emac_v1.0, whole genome shotgun sequence window:
- the LOC129346161 gene encoding olfactory receptor 1L6-like, giving the protein MDKKNQTQVTEFILLGLSDRPELRVPLFVLFLAMYLLTITGNILTVVAIQSDARLVRTPMYFFLSCLSSADVCFTSVITPTTLLSLLGGQGQGYAISYNGCLTQMYFFLIFGNIDSYLLAAMAIDRYVAICNPLHYATVMSQRLCLILLAVSCLISHLHTIFQTTLASFLIFCASNRIPHFFCDIQPLLKLSCSYTSNQEVLGMTETLAALMTPCVCIVVSYARILATVLRVPSAKGKRKAFSTCGSHLTVVTLFYGSMTWVYFRPLSSYVAVKDRVAAVMYTVITPLLNPFIYSLRNKDMQNALKKVVGRKVN; this is encoded by the coding sequence ATGGATAAGAAGAATCAAACCCAAGTGACTGAGTTCATCCTGCTGGGTCTCTCGGACAGGCCAGAGCTGCGGGTGCCCCTCTTTGTCCTCTTCCTGGCCATGTACCTTCTGACCATAACAGGGAACATTCTCACTGTGGTAGCAATTCAGTCAGACGCTCGCCTCGTCCGAAcgcccatgtatttcttcctcagctgcctctcTTCGGCGGATGTGTGCTTTACTTCAGTTATCACTCCCACAACGCTTCTGAGCTTACTGGGAGGACAAGGCCAAGGATATGCCATTTCTTACAATGGTTGCCTTACCCAGATGTACTTCTTTTTGATATTCGGGAACATTGATAGCTACCTGTTGGCAGCCATGGCCATTGACCGCTATGTGGCCATCTGCAACCCTCTCCATTACGCCACAGTCATGAGCCAAAGATTGTGTCTAATATTGTTAGCTGTGTCTTGCTTAATCTCCCATCTCCACACCATCTTCCAAACCACACTCGCTTCTTTCCTTATCTTCTGTGCTTCCAACAGGATCCCCCATTTCTTCTGTGACATCCAGCCCTTACTCAAGCTCTCTTGCTCTTACACCAGCAATCAGGAAGTGTTAGGAATGACAGAGACCTTAGCTGCTCTCATGACTCCCTGCGTGTGTATTGTGGTTTCTTATGCCCGTATCCTAGCGACCGTTTTGAGGGTGCCTTCGGCCAAAGGAAAGCGCAAGGCTTTCTCCACCTGTGGGTCCCACCTAACAGTAGTCACCCTCTTCTATGGGAGCATGACCTGGGTTTATTTCCGCCCCTTATCCAGCTACGTAGCCGTCAAAGATAGGGTGGCTGCTGTAATGTATACAGTTATCACCCCCCTGCTGAATCCTTTCATCTACAGCCTGAGAAATAAAGACATGCAGAATGCCCTCAAGAAGGTGGTTGGGCGAAAGGTCAATTAA